CTTCTTTTGATTTaccatttttctaaaaaataaaaagaagttaTAAAGATTTGTTTAAAATTTGAAGCGTGagcctaattttttaaattagatAATGGGaagttgaaaatatttatttaaattttaaaataaaagataataTATTAAATTACTTATGTATTGACGTAAATATTATACTCATAAAGTAATTTGTAAATTAAGAGtattatttaaaaatgatttaagAGAAAAGAGAATTGAAGACCACTTAGGGTCCGTTTGGATCAAGAGTTCTGCTTGAAGAAAGgaatggaaaggaaaataagaagaaaactcattttttttttatattttccttctctattaaatgctataaaaaaaaatgaaagtttattttaatataactaaaaattaggaaaaactaaATATGAATGATGTGTAAAACaaaaatttatacaaaaatttggtaagtattttattttctttctcacttttcttaataatcaaacatgaaaaaatggattccttaatattttctaaattccaAATGGGGCTTTAAGTTCTTATATAaagtttcataattttttttttagttacttGAGATATTTAAGAGATTAAGATTCAAATCCTTTCCATTTGCAATTTCAGATTTatcaacaaaatattttcaaaaagccTACAAGTTAGTAATCCAAAATCAAACTATTTTATTCAAGATCACAAGAGCCTACAAGTTAGTAATCCACCTGGTTTGATCACAGACCGTTCATTCATCCACCCATACACGTGGCATAACTACAGGACTACATGACACACGCAATCCTAGCCCTCTGGGGTACCTAACTACACGTGTCATCACCAGACGTCCCTCCCTCCAAATTTCAAATCTCGCTTGATCCCATCCATTCCTCAACGGCCTCCCTTAACGGCACTTTCTCAGGGACGTGCCCGGAACTACCTCTCCCCCGTAACCGCTATTAACCgccaaattttaaatttcaaagttTAAAATCCGAACTCTGCtctgctctcttctctctcactaTCTCTATACGTTTATCTCTTATCTCTATCGCTCTATTTCTATTGATATCTATATATGCATCTCAGAAGGAGCTTGAAACCACATTTAGTTTAATCATCACATTGATCTGAGGATCTGAGAATTCCGCAGCTTCAACAGACCCTTTTGAGAGAATCGAAGATGAGGAAGAACACGAGCATGGGTTCTGTTCTGGCCCTCCTCTGTACTAGTTTAATGATCGTTGCCGCCATTAATGCCAGAGTCTGTGCTGCGAAAGACTTCAAAGTCGGTGATGCCGACGGCTGGAGGGAGCCCACCGCCGAAAACGAGGCGGCCATGTATTCTCTGTGGGCTTCCCGCAACAGATTCCAAGTTGGAGATTCTCTGCGTGAGTTTTAGATCGATTACATTGTGGTTGTATTGGAGTTTATGAAGTTTGTTTATCGAAATTCTATGAATTCTGCTGATTACGAATATATGCAAGTTTGTGTACTGTATTTGGTTGTATAATGATGAACAATATATGGGTTTTATCAAGATCCATTTTTTAACAGAAATATGTGATTTAGAGCTAGAGTCATTGTGCTGGAAAAAAGGACTTTCAGATCATTCTTTTGGTCATTTATTTGTGTAGGTTTCGAGTACAGCAATGATTCGGTTCTCGTAGTGGATAAATGGGCTTACTACCACTGCAACACATCCAAGCCGATCGCTGCCTACAGCAATGGAAACAGCCTCATCAAGCTCGACAAGCCTGGACCGATCTACTTCGTGAGTGGGACTGCAAACCACTGCAAGAACGGGCAGCGGTTGCTGGTGGACGTGATGGAACCGCGCCCAATCTCACAATCTCCTCCTTCCACAGCTCCTCCAACTGAGCCTTATTTTTCAGCGTCTCCTGCACCGTCACCTCTTTCGAATTCAGGGGCCATAGTTTCAGAGACAATGGTTCCAGTTTCAATGGCTCTTATTGCCGCCCTCGGAGCTTTGGTACTGTGAGCACCTTAGCCATTTTGGGTTATGGTGGTTGCAGTCGATCCATTGCGCTGGTTCGACTTCTTTTGCGTTTGCGTCGGATTCCGGGTGTTGGAATCCTGTGTCTGAGCATTTTCTTTTCATATGATTTATTCATCAGAGATGAACATTGGTAGCTAGTTTTAGTATATTTTGAGAGTTTGAGTCTGATTATTTAGGCATGTATTGTTATTGCTGGATTTTTATGGATGCTATATTTGAATTCAGATCATATTCATTTGGATCAGCAGCTTTGTTCTCCTTTCTTTCTCAAATATTTCACTAGATGAATTAATTCAATAAATGGAAATTAAATCAGATCACCTTCAGCAACCCTATTTTGTCTTGACTTTATTTAGTAAAAGCTACTTTTGTAAAATTTATtactacaataaaaaaaataaaaatgaaaattttggtgGCCTAGATCATTAGAGAAATTTCAGTTAGCAATAGGTTagtaaataaatcaaaaaaaaaggaaaaaaaatcaattagTTTGTCTTAAATTCCGTTGATCAATCAAGTtagtaaatgaaaaaaaaatcaattagtttgttttaaattcgattgatcaatcaaattagtaaataaaaaaaaaatcatttagtttgttttaaatttgattgatcaatcaaagtTAAATTGGTGGTTCTCACTctagcctataaatagagttttccAAAGAAGTGGTGGGggaaggaaaaattgagaaatgaaaaaCTATGGCGAGGCTAAGAAGCTAAAAAAGACAAGGCAAGATTATACCAATGTAGCGAACGAATGTCAGATTCCTCTAGTAGGTTTGATTCAACAAGAAATTAGAATCAAAATTGTATTATAGTacttgagatatatatatataaacataggaATTGGAAATGAgtttaatttataaattataataacattatagtataaaaaatttattcaattaatttaatctagaataataacattataaatatgcaattattacatactattattttattaatctatataataaatatttttttttacaataaagtCATTTTGATAATTATGTATTTGATTATaacttgcatattattattattattattattattattattattattattattattattattattataactattattataactattattaatattatattttataagtattatttttaatatgtaatttattaaatGTAAACAAAAATCTCATGTATTATAAcactataacataatttattatttaatataaaataataatataataaaaaaccaccatagcattatattttattatacaatAGTAGCTTATTCTTTTTTAAgtattatatcattattaaaaattattactataaatttttattaattatattaatcattaatattttattttattttattttaaggttATTCATAACAATAACCACAATTATATCATTGTGTTCTATAATTTAATACCATTCTATTACTTTTTATGTGTTATAAGATTATTATatatcatataaataataattgatttcagtataatgaatacttgctttaagaaaagagaagaacatttaataacctttaaaagtggacaaaatagaagtcaaatagaatttttttttttaactaggagggtagatcgtttatcatgcaaggattgtaaagttatttcagcTAAAAGCCTAACCAcataacatagagtcttagtgttagatatatgtattaaaaaatggaagaaaaatgataaaataaactagtgtaggaaaactagatggtggaacctaaaaggagaaaatataataaaatttaaagataaaatgatcaaagatggggattggaccttagaggatgggatagatacaaatactctttgaaatAGATTAGCTAGCGCTATTAAAATGAtagcaaaaaaaattttaagtgaatcaaaaagaagattctcgaataacaaaaagagttggtggtgggataaaatgtacaaaaaatcataaagacaaaaagaatttcgtataaaacgtggcaaaaatatagaaacatagataactttgaaaaatataaggaggcaagaaaagatgcaaaaggGGCCGTTAGTAAAGCtaaaatatagatcatttaatagtttgtatgatatattatgtacaaaagaaggggaaagagatatatttaaacttgctaaaactagagaaaggaagaacaaggacttaggaaatataaaatgtttaaaagtaaggatgatattgtgataacccaaaaatatatatacgattaaagcataattataataaaataaaaatggtcattaagttaatatcaatatagaagtgtttttctgtagggtccttgattctatgtttgatgcctaagaaagaccttgtcttagcgagtgctcagagaccattgcggctcagtcgctccctggaggtcggcctggtcaaaatggaatttcataggataaacaggatagacactatttatacacgtaaataagtatatatacataaaatagtgttttgacagacataatttgtcgaaatacataataagataataataatataggtatcatatgtggggcccacaagactatgtggggtccacatgagtcccggagccacaagacactgtttatatacgtaaataagtacataaaataatgttttaactgatataatttgtagaaatatatgataaaataataatataggtatcctatgcggggcccacatgagtcccgaagccgtatggaggttttcacaagtctcaaagctatgtaggatgcataaaatcgtataagagttattcgagttacgtaggatccattcgggtctcgaagttgtgtggggcccacaagaccatgtggggcccacatgagtttttaaaatttaaatttaattcttgttcaaaaataaataataaaataaataaatactaaaagtagtttaaaattaataacaatgataataataatgataataatgattagaaaaaaaaataataaaataatagaataattaattaagttattgattaattaattaggtaaataattaattaaaaaaattatttagtgggaatggtggcaagcactccc
This window of the Malania oleifera isolate guangnan ecotype guangnan chromosome 6, ASM2987363v1, whole genome shotgun sequence genome carries:
- the LOC131157156 gene encoding early nodulin-like protein 7, with the protein product MRKNTSMGSVLALLCTSLMIVAAINARVCAAKDFKVGDADGWREPTAENEAAMYSLWASRNRFQVGDSLRFEYSNDSVLVVDKWAYYHCNTSKPIAAYSNGNSLIKLDKPGPIYFVSGTANHCKNGQRLLVDVMEPRPISQSPPSTAPPTEPYFSASPAPSPLSNSGAIVSETMVPVSMALIAALGALVL